The Candidatus Cloacimonadaceae bacterium genome contains the following window.
AAGCTGAGCTGCACAATCTTTTCAAAGCCCTCGGCGGTGCGATCGGTGGATATGAAACCTTCGTTGCTGTCTCGGTTGTGATAGAAATAGCGGTCGTTGCGGATGGAATTCATCGGCAGACCAAGGTTTTCCGGGATCGACCATTCCTGCCATGAAGAACCGATTTTAACCGCTTTGAAGAGATCATAACCGCCGAAACCGGGATGCCCATTCGAGGCAAAAAACAGGGTTCTACCGTCGTAGTCCAGGAAGGGAGTTTGCTCGTTCTTGCTGGTGTTGATCCTCGGTCCCAGGTTTTGGGGACTTGACCAGAAACCTCCGGTCTTTTCGCTCACATAGAGATCCGTACCGCCAAAACCGTCATCGCGGGAAGAGGTGAAAAAGACGATCGAATCGTCATATACCATGGGATGCGTATCCACCTGGGACGAATTCAGGGGCAGGATATTGTCCGGCGGCGACCATTTCTTATTGTATTCGCTGTAATAGATATCGCCGTCGAGCTTGCTTTGTTCATAGTTGCCAAAGATATAGGCGCCACTGCCGTCCGCAGCAAAACTGCCAAAGGCTTCGTTGCCGTCGGTAATTAACTCGTTGACAAGCTCCGGTCTGCCATATCCGATGACGGCTCCGGAAGTTGAGCGTAGGATCTCCGATCGCCAGATGTTTTCCTTGTCGAATCTGCTGGGGCGCAGCGAGGTGAAATAAAGATATTTGCCCCAGGGATCGACGACCGCGCCATAGTCCGAATTGCGGCTGTTGAAGTGTCTCGGCATCGGTCTCAAATTCACTTTTTCAAATATCATCGCCTGCCTTCTGATGATCTCGATATAGTCATCCACACTTGTGCGAAACTCTTTGTCTCCGCTCTGTACGTAGCGGGCGAGCCAACTCATCGCGTTTGTGGTATCTTCCCTGGCGATATAGAGCCTTCCCAACCAATAATGATATTCGGGCACTTCACCATTGGCTGAATGATCTGCGGCTTTGAACTGATCGATCGCTCTTTTATAGTCCCCGCGATGATAATAATCCATCCCCTCAAGGGCATAACGTTCGCCTTTCAAACCGATCTGGATCGCACCAAGGGTGACCATGATGATCAGCAGAACAAAGCTGAGAAATGCATATTTCATAGCTCTCCCTCCACGTTTAGAATCTGAGAATCATCGAAATGATGTGGTCGTCGCTGAAGATATCATGGTTGTTTAGACGATAGACGTAATCAAGCTGAAAACTGCGGAACCGGATACCGGTGCCGGCGGAGAACCTACCTTGGTTGAAACCGAGGCGGATACCCGTCTGGGCATAGGAAAAAGCATCTCCCCAGGTGCTTTTCTCACGGACGGAGATCACCGAAAGTTTCGAATCCGCTTCCGGGTCCTTGCCGATCGAAGTCCAATATTCCGCGCCGAAAGCGACGTAAGGGTTTTCCGCCTGTTCCCATTTGAGATCGGTGGCAAGAGTCAAGCCGATGATCGGATATGCTGCAGCGCCAAGGGACAGCTCGGTCGGAACGCGGTCTCCGGCATAAGCACCATACAGATCGCGAACCATGAATCCCGCCTCCAGATACTGATTGACGTCGAATTTGGCACCCACGTCTATGCCCATGCCGGCTTTGGTTTCACCGTCCATGGAACTGAAATAGAATTTGGGGGTGACGCCATAAGCGAGGCGTTTGTATTCGTTGGCATAGCTGATGGAGATGTTGTGTTCGTCATCGCTGAAGTTTCCGGTGGGGTTGCCGATGTCGTCATATCCATCGATGTCGCTCACTCCGGCGTTTATCCATGAAAAAGCCATGGCGCCGAAATCAAAGCGTTTCGCGATTGCGGCGTATTTGTGGCTGCGGTCGTGATTCATTCCAAAATTGAGCATCGAGCCAAATTCGATATCTTTGAGCATCATCAGCCCGGCGGGATTCCAATAAGCTGAAGCTACGTCCCTGGTGATCGTCGATCCCGCTTCGCCCATGGCGATGATGCGGGCTCCGACTCCCATGCGCATATAGGCTCCGGCAGAGTTATTCACCCCTTCGGCGAAAAGCGGGAGGGTCAAAAGTAGAATGATCCCGCTAACTAATATAAGTTTCATCGTGTTGCGAAATCCGTTGTTGTTCATCGTTTTCATCGTTGCCTCCTTATTTCACCGAAATCTTGATGACTTTCTCGCTGCGGTTGATTCCATCAGTTGCCACGATTCTGGCAAAATAGGTGCCGCGCCCGACTTTCTTACCGCTGGAATTATTCAGATCCCAGAGGATTTCGATCAGGTTTGAATTCGTGGGTGGAACGGTCAGCGTTTTGATCTTCTTTCCCGCGAAATCAAAGATCGATACCGCCACCTGGACGTTGTCGTTTCGGCTGAGGACGAGTTTTATTCTTGTGGAGGATGCCGCAGGATTCGGATACGCGTAGGACGCGTCGCTGATCTGCAGTTCCTGGGATTGATATTCGATGGTTGTGGTCATGCTGGGCAAGCTTTCCACGCCGTTGTAGATTGCCGTGACGTAGTATTGGTATGAGGTGTTTACGCTGATGGCATAGTCGTCGTAGTAATAATCTGCGCCTAATTGGTTGATGATCGGAGTCGCGTTCATCTTGGTGAAGCCGGTTTCTGTCGTTCTGCGGCGATAGACGTTGAAGCCGTTCAACACTTTGGCGCCGATGGGCGAATTCCAGAGGATTCTGATGTAGCCGCCGTAGGTGAAGGCACGAACATCGATCGGCAGGAGCAGGACAGAATATCTCTCGCTGCTGATGGAGCTGCTGATCCAATCCGTTTTGAACGCCTTAGCTTTGACCATGAAGTCCTGCGCCTGTTCAGGGATCAGAATCGGATTGGTGTAGATTACGGAGCTTTCATCCGGGTCGCCTCCGTTAATCGTATAACGAATAGTGGCACCCGCGGTGGAAGAGCTCAATTCCAAATGCAATTCATTTGAGTACAACCCACCCGGGATGGACATTACCGGCGCTGCAACCGTTCCGGTGATGTTATAGATTGCGGTGATGGTCTCGCTGGGAATCCAGTCTGCCGCAAAACCCTTGATCAAGATGGTTTGTAATGTATTCTGCGAAATCGTCAGCGGGTTGGTGTAAGCAGGGGAATCGGAAGTCGGTTCGCTGCCGTCCAGAGTGTAGCGGATCGTAGCTCCGACTGGAAGGGTCGGTGCCGCGATGCTGATCGTCTGAGCGATAGTATAGGTTCCTGGAGCGGGTGTGAATGGTGTCTCAGGCATCTGAACCTGTCCGGTGATTCGATAGGTTCCGGTCGCGACATTGCTGGGATCCCATCCATTGAGGAATCCACGGATTCTGATCAGGAATTCGGGGGTGTTCAGAGGAATTTCGATCGGAGTAGTATAGATCGGAGAATCTGTCCAGGGAGCCGTTCCGTCCGTTGTATAGCGAATCACGGCATTTGAGGGATTGGCATGCGCAATAATGCTCACGCTCTGGGCGTTGGTATATACCCCTGGTGCGGGATTGAACAACGGCTGCAGCAATGTGACCTGACCGGTCATAATATACACTGCGGTATAGGTAGGGCTGGTGATCCAGTTTGCGGCAAAGGCTTTCACTTTCACTGTGATCATCGCGGGTCCCTGTAGCTGTATGGGCTGCGTATATTCCTGCGAAGTTTCGGTGGGTTCGTTTCCGGTCAGGGTATAGCGCAGGGTCGCGCCCAAAGGCAGAGTGTTTGTATTGAGCACCAAAGTCTGAGCTGTGGTGTAGGTTCCCGCCGGCGGTGTGAACACTGGATCGGGAATGCCCGCTATGCCTGTGACACTATAGTTTCCGGTATAGATAGGGCTGGGTAGCCAGTTTGCGGCAAAGGCTCTTGCTTTGATCTGCATGTTTGTGTTCAGGGGGATGCTGATCGGAGCCGCATAGATCGGAGAAGTTGCCGTCGGATCGGTTCCGTCCGTCGTGTATCTGATGATCGAACCTGCCGGAGCAGTGGAAGTATTGATGCTCACGCTCTGCGCCGTTGTATAGATTCCGGGGGCGGGACTAAATACCGGTGTGTTGATCGCCACCTCACCGGTGATCGTATAGATCGCCGTGTGGGTGATGCTGGGCGTCCAATCGGTCTGGAATCCCTTCACCTTGATCGTGGTATTGGTATTCAGCGCCAGATTGATCGGTGCTGAATAGACAGGCGATGTCGCTTGCGGTTCGCTGCCGTCCAGAGTGTAGCGGATAGTAGCTGCAGCAGGAATCGGAGCCGAGATTGCGATCGTCTGTGCCGAAGTGTAAGTTCCTTGTTGCGGAGAGAACACGATGGCGGGGAAAGTGATCTGACCCGTGATGTTATATACTGCGGACACGGTGTTGCTCGGCGTCCAGTCTGTCTTGAACGCGCGAACTGTGATAGTCGTGCCGGCATTCATTGGTAGAATTATCGGATTCCCGGCAGAATATGCCGGTGAGCTATCCGTCGGGGTCGATCCATCCAGAGTGTATCTCAAAGTCGTTCCCGTGGGAGTGGTGTTTGTATTCAGGGTCACGCTTTGCTGAGTCTGGTAGGTTCCCGCGGCAGGAGTGAACATCGGTGTCGGCAGCACGATCTGTCCCGTCACAATGTATGTGGATAAATAGACCGGGCTTTGCGTCCAACCGCTCAGGAAGGCGCGCGTCTTGATTGTCATCGTCGTATTCAGCGGAACATTGATCGGTGTGCTGTAAATTGCCGACGCGGCAGTGGGATCGCTTCCATCCGTAGTATAGCGAATGGTCGCGCCAGTGGGCGTTGTCAAAGTATTGATCACTACTGATTGAGCCGTTTGGAATGTTCCGGTGGCAGGCATAAAGACAGGTGTGTTGATGGCAACCGTTCCAGTGATCACATACACGACGGTGTAGGTGGTGCTGGGAACCCAGTTGTTTAGATATGCCTTCACTTTGATCGTGGTGTTTGTATTCAGCGCCAGACTGAGCGGAACCGAATAGATCGGTGAGGTCGTCGTTGGTTCGCTTCCGTCAATCGTATAACGCAAGGTCGCTCCGGCGGGAGTCGTAGTCGTATTGATGGATACAAGCTGCGCGGTTTGATATGTTCCGGCAGCGGGACTGAAGACGGGAGCTTCGATCGTCACCTGACCGGTTACAGAAAACACGCCGGTGTGGATCTGGCTTGGCAGCCAGTTCGCAGTGTAGGCACGCAATCTGATAGTGAGCGTCTGTCCTGTATTCACAGCGATCGGAACACTGTAGATCGGTGAGCTTTCATTAGGATCGCTTCCGTCCAGGGTGTAGCGTAATGTCGCGCCGCTGGGAATGGTATTCGTGTTCAAAACAACGTTTTGAGGCGTAGTGAAGAGCCCCGGAGCAGGTGTGAATACAGGTAGCTGGATGCTGACCTCGCCGGTGGTCGTATAGAATCCGGTGTGGGGCACGCTGGACGTCCAGTTGCTCTTGAAGGCTTTCACTTTGATCGTGAGCGTGCTGTTTAGCGGAAGCGAGAACGCGGAACTATAGATCGGTGAAGCGGCATTGGGTTCGCTGCCGTCGATCGTGTATCTGATCTCAGCGTCCGAAGGCACTGTGCTGTTTACCGTTATCATCTGAGCGACAGTATAGATACCGGGAGCGGGATTGAACACAGGCGTGTTGAACACAATCTGACCAGTGATCGTATATGTGGCTTCGACGGTCGCGCTGGTGATCCAATCGGGGCTGAAACCCTTCACCTTGATGGTGGTGGTGGTATTCAGCGCCAGCGGGATCGGGTTTTGATATGCCGGCGAGCCCTGATTCGGTTCGC
Protein-coding sequences here:
- a CDS encoding OmpA family protein, with amino-acid sequence MKYAFLSFVLLIIMVTLGAIQIGLKGERYALEGMDYYHRGDYKRAIDQFKAADHSANGEVPEYHYWLGRLYIAREDTTNAMSWLARYVQSGDKEFRTSVDDYIEIIRRQAMIFEKVNLRPMPRHFNSRNSDYGAVVDPWGKYLYFTSLRPSRFDKENIWRSEILRSTSGAVIGYGRPELVNELITDGNEAFGSFAADGSGAYIFGNYEQSKLDGDIYYSEYNKKWSPPDNILPLNSSQVDTHPMVYDDSIVFFTSSRDDGFGGTDLYVSEKTGGFWSSPQNLGPRINTSKNEQTPFLDYDGRTLFFASNGHPGFGGYDLFKAVKIGSSWQEWSIPENLGLPMNSIRNDRYFYHNRDSNEGFISTDRTAEGFEKIVQLSFKNTIPSSYVIDDGTGSRISIPMIDEPVPAISLVTPDKITGAIEKPLVPPPFAIWGKVTDDDGNPLSVELEITGIVDGQTHKDIVVSDKEGNFEIKLPYAENYTLIINEDGYFNYTQDFSPPKTGQPFKLDISLKKLEVERPPIIFHNIQFAFDKAVIKESSLPFINEIVVTLLNNPEIKVEISGHTCNIGKAKYNLDLSKRRAKAVVDYLIEKGIEKDRLRSEGFGLSKPLNKNSTIAERALNRRVEVKVIE
- a CDS encoding chitobiase/beta-hexosaminidase C-terminal domain-containing protein → PTDASALYTTAINIPLNITMTIKAKAYKTGWDSSSTGTEVYDITGQVSWTVPIFSPAGGNYASNQMVSISTPNPADAVIRYTTDGSVPSATIGIVYTGAILITQTTNLQAIAFKPGWNDSVIASAQYAFGVSAPVFNPPAGTYQSPQNIVITSPTPDAVIRYTMDGSEPSETNGTIYSAPILLGEDTSTILKAKAFKGGWAASPLTIANYIITGTVANVVFNPLGGIFQAPVSVVLTSSTPGAVIRYTIDGSEPTTISTQYTTAIPVPLNSTWTIKAKAFRTGWIASATLSQTYTVTGQVVITAPVFSVAAGTYTSARTVSINAPVPADATIRFTTDGSDPTSTSPIYSAPITVPLTTTMTIKAMAFRSNWTPSPIYSAMYVITGQVALPTQMFNPPAGFYQTAQIVSLNTATIPADAVLRYTLDGSEPNQGSPAYQNPIPLALNTTTTIKVKGFSPDWITSATVEATYTITGQIVFNTPVFNPAPGIYTVAQMITVNSTVPSDAEIRYTIDGSEPNAASPIYSSAFSLPLNSTLTIKVKAFKSNWTSSVPHTGFYTTTGEVSIQLPVFTPAPGLFTTPQNVVLNTNTIPSGATLRYTLDGSDPNESSPIYSVPIAVNTGQTLTIRLRAYTANWLPSQIHTGVFSVTGQVTIEAPVFSPAAGTYQTAQLVSINTTTTPAGATLRYTIDGSEPTTTSPIYSVPLSLALNTNTTIKVKAYLNNWVPSTTYTVVYVITGTVAINTPVFMPATGTFQTAQSVVINTLTTPTGATIRYTTDGSDPTAASAIYSTPINVPLNTTMTIKTRAFLSGWTQSPVYLSTYIVTGQIVLPTPMFTPAAGTYQTQQSVTLNTNTTPTGTTLRYTLDGSTPTDSSPAYSAGNPIILPMNAGTTITVRAFKTDWTPSNTVSAVYNITGQITFPAIVFSPQQGTYTSAQTIAISAPIPAAATIRYTLDGSEPQATSPVYSAPINLALNTNTTIKVKGFQTDWTPSITHTAIYTITGEVAINTPVFSPAPGIYTTAQSVSINTSTAPAGSIIRYTTDGTDPTATSPIYAAPISIPLNTNMQIKARAFAANWLPSPIYTGNYSVTGIAGIPDPVFTPPAGTYTTAQTLVLNTNTLPLGATLRYTLTGNEPTETSQEYTQPIQLQGPAMITVKVKAFAANWITSPTYTAVYIMTGQVTLLQPLFNPAPGVYTNAQSVSIIAHANPSNAVIRYTTDGTAPWTDSPIYTTPIEIPLNTPEFLIRIRGFLNGWDPSNVATGTYRITGQVQMPETPFTPAPGTYTIAQTISIAAPTLPVGATIRYTLDGSEPTSDSPAYTNPLTISQNTLQTILIKGFAADWIPSETITAIYNITGTVAAPVMSIPGGLYSNELHLELSSSTAGATIRYTINGGDPDESSVIYTNPILIPEQAQDFMVKAKAFKTDWISSSISSERYSVLLLPIDVRAFTYGGYIRILWNSPIGAKVLNGFNVYRRRTTETGFTKMNATPIINQLGADYYYDDYAISVNTSYQYYVTAIYNGVESLPSMTTTIEYQSQELQISDASYAYPNPAASSTRIKLVLSRNDNVQVAVSIFDFAGKKIKTLTVPPTNSNLIEILWDLNNSSGKKVGRGTYFARIVATDGINRSEKVIKISVK